One stretch of Pararhizobium qamdonense DNA includes these proteins:
- a CDS encoding Gfo/Idh/MocA family protein, translating into MTMTAPDQPLAKPVQWAVLGTGAIAATFAKDIRLTDNAVLVAVCSRTLEAATAFSDRFGGLRIIADIETLAADPQIDAVYLATPNTAHYGQAKTLLSAGKPLLIEKPLVMTAAQAQALESLAAQKQTFAMEGLWTVFLPAIDHLRQLLTGNTIGAITRVRGELAYAKTFDGNSRFFAPALGGGSLLDLGVYPIALTLSLFGSPRTIAGRWSAAPTGVDMAADVTLGYDGFQAELSVGFDRNGNNRFIIEGETGSLIIDAPFLRASRIILTRNRVVHQLVAASGSGPLSRLAGKIARRLPLPGLAVYAHGFPGDGLQFEIAAASTAIRDGQHQQPRMPLSASIEALGIIETVRALPPS; encoded by the coding sequence ATGACGATGACAGCCCCAGATCAGCCTCTTGCAAAACCCGTCCAATGGGCCGTGCTCGGAACCGGTGCCATCGCCGCGACCTTTGCAAAAGACATCCGGCTGACGGACAATGCCGTTCTGGTTGCCGTCTGTTCCCGCACGCTCGAGGCAGCCACTGCCTTCTCAGACCGTTTCGGCGGCCTTCGCATCATTGCCGATATTGAGACCCTGGCTGCCGATCCGCAGATAGACGCCGTCTATCTCGCCACCCCGAATACCGCCCATTATGGCCAGGCGAAAACGCTGCTGAGCGCCGGAAAGCCGCTGCTTATTGAAAAACCGCTGGTCATGACGGCGGCGCAGGCGCAGGCGCTCGAAAGCCTGGCTGCGCAAAAGCAGACCTTTGCGATGGAAGGTCTCTGGACCGTTTTCCTGCCCGCGATCGATCATCTCAGGCAGCTTCTCACCGGCAATACGATCGGCGCCATTACCCGCGTTCGCGGCGAACTGGCCTATGCCAAGACCTTCGACGGCAACAGCCGGTTTTTTGCACCGGCGCTCGGCGGCGGTTCGCTGCTGGATCTCGGCGTCTATCCGATCGCGCTGACGCTCTCGCTGTTCGGCTCACCCCGTACAATAGCAGGCCGCTGGTCGGCGGCCCCCACCGGCGTTGATATGGCGGCGGATGTTACGCTCGGCTATGACGGTTTCCAGGCCGAACTGTCCGTCGGTTTCGATCGGAATGGGAACAACCGCTTCATCATCGAGGGGGAGACCGGCAGCCTGATCATCGACGCACCATTTTTGCGGGCAAGCCGTATCATCCTGACGCGCAACCGCGTTGTTCACCAGCTTGTGGCCGCATCTGGCTCCGGCCCCCTGTCGCGCCTTGCCGGAAAGATTGCGCGGCGGCTGCCCCTGCCCGGCCTTGCTGTTTATGCGCATGGCTTTCCCGGCGATGGCCTGCAGTTCGAGATCGCGGCGGCAAGCACGGCGATACGGGACGGCCAGCATCAGCAACCGCGCATGCCGCTCAGCGCCAGCATCGAAGCGCTGGGGATTATCGAGACCGTCCGGGCGCTGCCGCCGTCATAG
- a CDS encoding ArsR/SmtB family transcription factor: MQTISPQKHGKAEIAAEFLSAMANPKRLLILSSLVNEEMAVGALANQVGLSQSALSQHLSKLRAQNLVTTRRDAQTIYYSSSSDAVLKVLKTLKEIYGEETSAVEKVAQRRTA; encoded by the coding sequence ATGCAAACGATCTCTCCCCAGAAACACGGCAAGGCTGAAATAGCTGCGGAGTTTCTTTCGGCCATGGCCAACCCAAAGCGTCTGCTGATTCTTAGTTCACTCGTGAACGAAGAAATGGCTGTCGGCGCCTTGGCAAACCAGGTCGGCCTCAGCCAATCTGCCCTGTCGCAACATCTCTCGAAGCTGCGTGCCCAAAATCTCGTGACCACCCGCAGAGATGCCCAGACGATTTATTATTCAAGTTCTTCGGATGCAGTACTGAAAGTTCTGAAAACTCTGAAAGAAATCTACGGCGAAGAAACAAGCGCGGTCGAAAAAGTCGCACAGCGCCGTACCGCCTGA